From Microbacterium sp. LWH11-1.2, one genomic window encodes:
- a CDS encoding NUDIX hydrolase, translated as MTVRQEQRARAERTPPPASKWTDKAVYAAGAVVWRIVDGKLRILLIHRTKYRDVTLPKGKVDPGEMLAETAVREVHEETGIRVSLGVPVGVSRYHLASQKQKVVHYWAAEATDDAIRESTFIPNREIAAVEWVSAKKARERLSYPVDLEILDFFTNLVEDGVLRTFPVIALRHAKALSRSEWDGTDAARPLTERGRKQAASIVGPLRAFGARKIVTSDAVRCIETVRPLAKALDRKLVKTEKISQDAWEDGTSDLRAVVGRRVRAGKPAVLCSHGPVLPGLLSEIALATGTIQGSYLSSAADLEPGAFSVVHLSATNPGSGIISIETHIPKV; from the coding sequence ATGACGGTCCGGCAGGAGCAGAGGGCCCGGGCCGAGCGGACGCCGCCCCCGGCGTCGAAGTGGACCGACAAGGCCGTGTACGCCGCGGGCGCCGTGGTCTGGCGCATCGTCGACGGCAAGCTCCGCATCCTGCTGATCCACCGCACGAAGTACCGCGACGTCACGCTCCCCAAGGGCAAGGTCGACCCGGGCGAGATGCTCGCCGAGACGGCCGTGCGCGAGGTGCACGAGGAGACCGGCATCCGGGTGTCCCTGGGCGTGCCGGTGGGCGTGAGCCGCTATCACCTCGCCTCGCAGAAGCAGAAGGTCGTGCACTACTGGGCCGCCGAGGCGACCGACGACGCGATCCGCGAATCGACCTTCATCCCGAATCGCGAGATCGCCGCGGTGGAGTGGGTGAGCGCCAAGAAGGCGCGGGAGCGGCTCAGCTACCCCGTGGACCTCGAGATCCTCGACTTCTTCACGAACCTCGTCGAAGACGGCGTCCTGCGCACGTTCCCGGTGATCGCCCTGCGGCATGCGAAGGCGCTGTCGCGGTCGGAGTGGGACGGCACGGATGCCGCGCGTCCGCTGACCGAGCGCGGACGGAAGCAGGCGGCCTCGATCGTGGGTCCGCTGCGCGCCTTCGGCGCCCGCAAGATCGTCACCAGCGATGCCGTGCGATGCATCGAGACGGTCAGACCGCTCGCCAAGGCACTCGATCGCAAACTCGTGAAGACCGAGAAGATCAGCCAGGACGCGTGGGAGGACGGCACCTCCGATCTCCGTGCCGTCGTCGGCCGCCGTGTCCGTGCCGGGAAGCCGGCCGTGCTCTGCAGTCACGGCCCCGTGCTCCCCGGTCTGCTGTCGGAGATCGCTCTCGCGACCGGCACCATCCAGGGGTCCTATCTCAGCAGCGCGGCCGACCTCGAGCCCGGGGCCTTCTCGGTCGTGCACCTCTCCGCCACGAACCCCGGCTCCGGCATCATCTCGATCGAGACCCACATCCCCAAGGTCTGA